In a genomic window of Pseudanabaena sp. FACHB-2040:
- a CDS encoding RidA family protein has translation MALPHRVAAQEVIRYPIPNSTFPIALAVELPSDANLVYVSGQVPPVVNPDADPNSFEAFGDTKTQTINVLERIQTILTSIDLDMSNVVKMQVFLVGDPGMDGMMDFAGFMEGYTQYFGTEEQPNLPARSTMQVAGLVNPGWLVEIEVAAVRF, from the coding sequence ATGGCCCTACCCCATCGCGTTGCCGCCCAAGAAGTCATTCGCTATCCCATCCCCAACTCCACCTTTCCCATTGCTCTGGCAGTTGAGTTGCCTTCCGATGCCAACCTCGTTTACGTGAGCGGTCAGGTTCCGCCGGTTGTAAATCCCGATGCAGACCCAAACAGCTTCGAAGCCTTTGGAGATACCAAAACCCAAACCATCAATGTCCTCGAACGCATTCAAACCATCTTGACCAGCATCGACCTGGATATGAGCAACGTGGTAAAGATGCAGGTATTTCTAGTGGGTGACCCCGGTATGGATGGAATGATGGATTTTGCCGGATTTATGGAAGGTTATACCCAATACTTTGGCACCGAGGAGCAACCCAACCTTCCAGCCCGCTCCACCATGCAGGTCGCCGGGCTCGTGAACCCCGGTTGGCTAGTCGAAATCGAGGTCGCCGCTGTTCGCTTCTAA
- a CDS encoding flavin monoamine oxidase family protein — MNRRSLLRLVGRAGGTAAVFATMNAMGLLHQEATGMERPKLAADSGAGVKVAIIGAGLAGMTAAYELRKAGYDCTILEARDRAGGRCWTIRAGDRIDETDSQQICQFGRAEHMYFNPGPARIPYHHQGLLSYCQELGVPMQVIVNDNRAAYFQDDKAFGGQRVLNRRIINDSRGYMSELLAKAINRNALDEEISAEDRERILAFVRGYGNLDADYFYTGSSRAGYSTPPGAGSVAGDRHSPIDLSELLKSDFWQFKMHFAEGFNQAATMLEPVGGMDQISKAFERQVGQLITYNAKVTQIRKTEAGARILYTTSSGETQALDADFVICTLPLSVLADVDADFSPAVQQAIAVGAESYVKAMKIAFQADRRFWEEDDYIYGGISWTERDITQIWYPSAGLQQQGGILVAAYIWTNSIGERLGAMSPAQRLEEAIADVETIHPNMREEVPLSTGLSIAWDKVPYSQGGWIEWEEDSRTTAYPVLNEADGPIYFAGEHLSYLTGWQEGAVLSAHQAVRSVSAQLQALQA; from the coding sequence ATGAATCGACGAAGTTTATTAAGACTGGTGGGTCGAGCCGGAGGCACTGCCGCCGTGTTCGCCACCATGAATGCCATGGGTTTACTGCATCAGGAAGCAACTGGCATGGAGCGGCCCAAGTTAGCCGCTGACTCGGGTGCTGGAGTGAAAGTCGCCATTATAGGAGCCGGACTAGCGGGCATGACCGCAGCCTATGAGTTGCGCAAAGCCGGGTATGACTGCACTATCCTGGAGGCGCGAGATCGCGCGGGTGGCCGCTGTTGGACCATTCGCGCGGGCGATCGCATTGACGAAACCGACAGCCAGCAGATCTGTCAGTTTGGCCGCGCTGAGCATATGTACTTCAACCCTGGTCCGGCTCGAATCCCCTACCATCATCAGGGTTTGCTGAGCTATTGCCAGGAGCTTGGCGTACCCATGCAGGTCATCGTCAACGACAACCGCGCCGCTTACTTTCAAGACGACAAAGCCTTTGGAGGCCAGCGGGTGCTCAATCGGCGCATCATCAACGACAGCCGGGGCTATATGTCGGAACTGCTGGCCAAAGCAATTAACCGCAATGCGCTGGATGAGGAAATTTCGGCTGAAGATCGAGAACGCATTCTGGCCTTTGTGCGCGGCTATGGCAACCTGGATGCCGATTATTTCTATACGGGCTCCTCGCGGGCGGGCTACTCTACACCCCCCGGAGCCGGTAGTGTAGCGGGCGATCGCCATTCCCCTATTGACCTCTCAGAACTGCTCAAGTCAGACTTTTGGCAGTTCAAAATGCACTTTGCCGAAGGGTTCAACCAGGCAGCCACCATGCTGGAGCCAGTCGGCGGTATGGATCAAATCTCCAAAGCCTTTGAGCGCCAGGTGGGCCAACTCATCACCTACAACGCCAAAGTGACCCAAATTCGCAAAACCGAAGCGGGTGCCCGCATTTTGTACACTACCTCCAGTGGTGAAACCCAAGCCCTCGATGCCGACTTTGTTATTTGCACACTGCCGCTGTCGGTACTGGCGGATGTTGATGCAGACTTTTCGCCTGCGGTACAACAGGCGATCGCCGTGGGAGCCGAGTCCTACGTAAAAGCGATGAAGATTGCCTTCCAGGCCGATCGCCGCTTTTGGGAAGAAGATGACTACATCTACGGCGGCATTTCGTGGACCGAGCGCGACATTACCCAAATCTGGTATCCATCGGCAGGACTCCAGCAGCAGGGCGGCATTCTGGTTGCAGCCTACATTTGGACCAACAGCATTGGGGAACGCCTGGGTGCGATGTCGCCTGCTCAGCGGTTGGAGGAGGCGATCGCAGATGTGGAAACCATCCATCCCAACATGCGCGAGGAAGTTCCTCTATCTACAGGGCTGAGCATTGCCTGGGACAAAGTGCCCTACAGCCAGGGTGGCTGGATTGAGTGGGAAGAAGACTCTCGCACCACCGCATACCCCGTCTTAAACGAAGCTGATGGCCCCATCTACTTTGCAGGCGAGCATTTGAGCTATCTCACTGGCTGGCAAGAAGGAGCCGTACTCTCGGCACACCAGGCCGTTCGCAGCGTTTCTGCCCAATTGCAAGCGCTACAGGCCTAG